One region of Cyanobium sp. M30B3 genomic DNA includes:
- a CDS encoding PAM68 family protein — MAGKGNRPKSSKPKSSSSEASKGVAQPARPAGQSAARARGQMIPEAVANRMARRVAIATGIPTLMGMGVFVGSYLLVSRQIVDIAPGLTLTASGGCFLLGLLGLSYGVLSASWEPQPGSLLGAEQLGLNISRLRQSMAAARQRREG; from the coding sequence ATGGCGGGCAAAGGCAACCGACCCAAGTCGAGCAAGCCAAAGTCCAGCAGCAGTGAGGCCAGCAAGGGTGTAGCCCAGCCGGCCAGGCCCGCTGGCCAGTCAGCGGCTCGTGCCCGTGGGCAGATGATTCCGGAGGCGGTGGCCAACCGCATGGCCCGGCGGGTCGCCATCGCAACCGGCATCCCCACCCTGATGGGCATGGGGGTGTTTGTGGGCAGCTACCTGCTGGTGAGTCGACAGATTGTGGACATCGCCCCCGGCCTCACCCTCACCGCTTCGGGGGGATGTTTTCTGTTGGGCCTGCTGGGGCTGAGCTATGGCGTGCTCTCCGCCAGCTGGGAACCCCAGCCGGGCAGCCTGCTGGGCGCTGAGCAGCTGGGCCTCAACATCAGCCGACTCCGGCAGTCGATGGCCGCGGCGCGTCAACGCCGCGAAGGCTGA
- the rpsO gene encoding 30S ribosomal protein S15, which yields MPLTTTQKQDLINTHQTHGTDTGSVEVQVAMLSERISQLTGHLQQNKHDFSSRQGLLKMIGRRKRLLSYLKGLSQERYSQLIAKLGIRG from the coding sequence ATGCCGCTCACCACCACCCAGAAGCAGGACCTGATCAACACCCACCAGACCCACGGCACGGATACCGGATCGGTGGAGGTGCAGGTGGCGATGCTGAGTGAGCGCATCAGCCAGCTCACCGGCCACCTGCAGCAGAACAAGCACGACTTCTCCTCCCGCCAGGGACTGCTGAAGATGATCGGCCGGCGCAAGCGCCTGCTCAGCTACCTCAAGGGTCTGAGCCAGGAGCGCTACAGCCAGCTGATCGCCAAGCTCGGCATCCGCGGCTGA
- the carA gene encoding glutamine-hydrolyzing carbamoyl-phosphate synthase small subunit: protein MSTPLSPSPALLVLADGTVLRGEAFGARGTAIGEVVFNTGMTGYQEVMTDPSYAGQLVTFTYPELGNTGVNADDQEADQPHVRGVIARQLAPTASNWRAEEQLEHWLERHGVVGIRGLDTRALVRHLREGGAINGVISSDGTAPQALLQQVRSAPSMEGLNLAAAVSTREPYTWQQPCSAAFDARPQPAPDAPYRVVAIDFGIKRAILDRLVAHGCQVSVLPASATLEEVLALQPEGVFLSNGPGDPAAVGEGIALARQLLARPDLPLFGICLGHQILGLALGGSTFKLGYGHRGLNHPCGSPGQVEITSQNHGFALEADSLPERVRVTHLNLNDRTVAALALADQPVFGVQYHPEASPGPHDADHHFARFTALMAERRS from the coding sequence CTGTCCACGCCGCTGTCCCCATCCCCTGCCCTGCTGGTGCTGGCTGATGGCACCGTGCTGCGGGGCGAGGCCTTCGGTGCCCGGGGCACCGCCATCGGCGAGGTGGTGTTCAACACCGGCATGACGGGCTATCAGGAAGTGATGACCGATCCGAGCTATGCCGGCCAGCTCGTGACGTTCACCTACCCCGAACTGGGCAACACCGGCGTCAATGCCGACGACCAGGAAGCCGACCAGCCCCACGTGCGCGGCGTGATCGCCCGCCAGCTTGCCCCCACCGCCAGCAACTGGCGGGCCGAGGAGCAGTTGGAGCACTGGCTGGAGCGCCACGGGGTGGTGGGGATCCGCGGCCTCGACACCCGAGCCCTGGTTCGCCATCTGCGCGAGGGCGGCGCGATCAACGGGGTGATCAGCAGCGATGGCACCGCTCCCCAGGCCCTGCTGCAGCAGGTGCGCTCGGCTCCCTCGATGGAAGGTCTCAACCTGGCTGCCGCGGTGAGCACCCGCGAGCCCTACACCTGGCAGCAGCCCTGCAGTGCCGCCTTCGACGCCCGTCCGCAGCCCGCGCCCGACGCCCCCTACCGCGTGGTGGCGATCGACTTCGGCATCAAGCGAGCCATCCTCGACCGGCTGGTGGCCCATGGCTGCCAGGTGTCCGTGCTGCCCGCCTCGGCCACGCTGGAGGAGGTGCTGGCCCTCCAGCCGGAGGGGGTGTTCCTCTCCAATGGCCCCGGTGACCCGGCGGCCGTGGGCGAGGGCATCGCCCTGGCCCGCCAGCTGCTCGCCCGGCCCGACCTTCCCCTGTTCGGCATCTGCCTGGGCCACCAGATTCTCGGCCTGGCCCTGGGCGGCTCCACCTTCAAGCTGGGCTACGGCCACCGGGGCCTCAACCACCCCTGCGGCAGTCCCGGCCAGGTGGAGATCACCAGCCAGAACCACGGCTTCGCCCTGGAGGCCGATTCCCTGCCGGAGCGGGTGCGGGTCACCCACCTCAACCTCAACGACCGCACCGTGGCGGCCCTGGCCCTGGCCGATCAGCCGGTGTTCGGGGTGCAATACCACCCGGAGGCCAGCCCCGGTCCCCACGATGCCGATCACCACTTCGCCCGCTTCACGGCCCTGATGGCCGAGCGGCGCTCCTGA
- a CDS encoding phosphatase PAP2 family protein encodes MYSEIASYAKASFAKQRILPLVATILIGLGVLAFALDVPLAMWLQEHELPSELLKPFKFAEIGGHGTGAAMVLFAAIYLARKGASTTHRRQQLARLIAATYVGSLVVDGLKLVIPRVRPRFADFSVGLNTQDTFGRQLLELGEHSKAALMSFPSGHSAVAAGLAAALCWLHPSGRLVYLTLAVMASLQRIIHGWHYLSDVLIGAGIGLLGAYLTLHYKTATVNRGQSEFDNSYAGS; translated from the coding sequence GTGTATTCTGAAATCGCATCCTATGCAAAAGCCTCCTTCGCAAAGCAACGTATCCTGCCATTGGTGGCTACAATTCTGATTGGGTTAGGGGTTCTTGCCTTTGCCCTTGATGTTCCACTGGCCATGTGGCTGCAGGAGCACGAGCTGCCATCGGAACTACTGAAGCCGTTCAAGTTTGCCGAAATCGGCGGCCATGGCACCGGAGCTGCAATGGTTCTGTTCGCTGCGATCTACCTCGCTCGCAAGGGAGCCTCCACCACACACCGCAGGCAGCAACTGGCTCGATTGATCGCAGCAACCTACGTAGGTTCCTTGGTGGTGGATGGCCTAAAGCTAGTGATTCCCCGCGTGCGTCCCCGCTTTGCCGACTTCTCCGTAGGATTGAATACTCAGGACACCTTCGGCCGCCAATTGCTTGAACTCGGTGAGCACTCCAAGGCCGCACTGATGAGTTTCCCATCCGGTCACAGCGCGGTGGCAGCTGGGCTAGCAGCTGCTCTCTGCTGGTTGCATCCATCAGGTCGGTTGGTGTACCTAACACTTGCGGTCATGGCTTCGCTACAGAGAATCATTCACGGCTGGCATTATCTCAGCGATGTCCTGATCGGTGCTGGCATTGGCTTGCTGGGTGCTTACCTGACCCTTCATTATAAAACTGCCACAGTGAATCGAGGTCAAAGCGAATTTGATAACTCCTATGCCGGTTCCTGA
- a CDS encoding glycosyltransferase family 39 protein — MAFLIAVSSHFFGYGQLGVRLPAVILGGLFVLLIYLYGRARLRPWHAFTVAAVAQLLPLLAGLGLAMTTDPPVLVCWAIALMALASAVRRGATWAWLVYGLAVGLGLGAKYTTLLLPVSLLLLAPWFVFSRPLLRQWSFWFGQGLALAGLLPMLVWNGRHGWVNLAHNLGHLGASSQFNPAQVLFGPLVLIGTQLLMLGPLTAPMLAVAGWRVVPGAWRRRDPYPLLLAALASLLVLVCVLVSTRRDVYANWPMPLAVIGLLLMIEAWAMQPPSFRDRRWLLIGSALNGLLFATALLPFYGIRLGLSADWLPTRRLTGWREMVQSLQRQEPQRLAAADVVITDRYTTAAALAHGLQRPPGEVFTVALGKARMNQYDIWARQDLPGRLGADALVILHRDTDPEPLRSLFDRLEQRPQLKVHLPGMQTRRYQVWMARGYNGTPLPQPSRR, encoded by the coding sequence GTGGCATTTCTGATTGCTGTCTCCTCCCATTTCTTTGGTTATGGCCAGCTGGGTGTGCGGCTTCCTGCAGTGATATTGGGTGGATTGTTTGTGCTGTTGATCTATCTTTACGGCCGTGCTCGCCTGCGTCCCTGGCATGCTTTCACCGTCGCCGCCGTAGCCCAGCTGTTGCCCCTGCTGGCTGGCCTTGGTCTGGCGATGACCACGGATCCGCCCGTTCTGGTGTGTTGGGCCATCGCCCTGATGGCCCTGGCCTCTGCCGTGCGCCGGGGAGCCACCTGGGCCTGGCTGGTCTATGGATTGGCCGTAGGCCTTGGCCTGGGCGCGAAGTACACCACCCTGCTCCTGCCTGTCAGCCTGCTGCTGCTGGCTCCCTGGTTTGTCTTTTCCAGGCCCCTGCTGCGCCAGTGGAGCTTCTGGTTCGGCCAGGGACTGGCCTTGGCGGGCCTGCTGCCGATGCTGGTGTGGAACGGACGGCATGGCTGGGTGAATCTGGCCCACAACCTTGGCCACCTCGGTGCCAGTTCCCAGTTCAATCCCGCCCAGGTCCTGTTTGGTCCCCTGGTGCTGATCGGCACGCAGTTGCTGATGCTGGGCCCTCTCACCGCTCCGATGCTGGCTGTTGCAGGCTGGCGCGTGGTACCCGGCGCCTGGCGCCGCCGCGATCCCTATCCTCTGCTGCTGGCCGCGCTGGCCAGCCTGCTCGTGCTGGTCTGTGTGCTGGTGTCCACCAGGCGGGATGTCTACGCCAACTGGCCGATGCCTCTGGCGGTGATCGGGCTCCTGCTGATGATTGAAGCCTGGGCCATGCAACCCCCTTCCTTTCGCGATCGGCGCTGGTTGCTGATTGGCAGTGCCCTGAATGGCCTGTTGTTCGCCACTGCCCTCCTCCCCTTCTATGGGATTCGCCTGGGTTTGTCGGCGGACTGGCTGCCCACGCGCCGGCTCACGGGATGGCGGGAGATGGTCCAGTCCTTGCAGAGACAGGAGCCCCAACGGTTGGCGGCCGCTGATGTGGTGATCACCGACCGTTACACCACGGCTGCAGCCCTGGCCCACGGCCTGCAGCGGCCTCCCGGGGAGGTGTTCACGGTGGCGCTGGGCAAGGCCCGGATGAATCAGTACGACATCTGGGCCCGCCAGGATCTGCCCGGGCGGCTTGGCGCCGATGCCCTGGTGATCCTGCATCGGGACACCGATCCAGAACCGTTGCGCAGCCTGTTTGATCGCCTTGAACAGCGCCCCCAGCTCAAGGTGCATCTGCCTGGCATGCAGACGCGCCGCTATCAGGTGTGGATGGCCCGCGGCTACAACGGCACCCCCTTGCCTCAGCCTTCGCGGCGTTGA
- a CDS encoding DUF1816 domain-containing protein, whose protein sequence is MNPLLWPVRRCANGLGLAWWARVRTQNPAVTYWFGPFVRRNTLERALPAFLSDIEAESPMGLEHALLRTRRAEPLTEVD, encoded by the coding sequence ATGAATCCGCTGCTCTGGCCCGTTCGCCGCTGCGCCAACGGACTGGGCCTGGCCTGGTGGGCGCGGGTGCGCACCCAGAACCCCGCAGTCACCTACTGGTTCGGTCCCTTTGTGCGACGCAACACCCTGGAGCGGGCTCTGCCCGCCTTCCTGAGCGACATCGAGGCGGAGTCCCCCATGGGTCTTGAGCACGCGTTGCTCCGCACCCGCCGCGCTGAGCCCCTCACCGAGGTGGACTGA
- a CDS encoding STAS domain-containing protein: MGARAINDLQRLTVSLRGGFEQQARCQLYRFTGQLDAYSDKQFGEFIAAHRNASQPLLIDLSHIDFIDSSGLGALVQLAKQCNGDGQRFLVVGNARVVQTVKLVRLEEFLHLQPDLDTALASLAA; the protein is encoded by the coding sequence ATGGGGGCCAGAGCCATCAACGACCTGCAGCGTCTCACAGTGTCCCTGCGCGGGGGATTCGAGCAGCAGGCCCGCTGCCAGCTCTATCGCTTCACGGGCCAGCTTGACGCCTACTCCGACAAGCAGTTCGGCGAGTTCATCGCCGCCCACCGCAACGCCAGTCAGCCCCTGCTGATCGATCTCTCCCACATCGACTTCATCGACTCCTCGGGCCTGGGCGCCCTGGTGCAGCTGGCCAAGCAGTGCAACGGCGACGGCCAGCGCTTCCTGGTGGTGGGCAATGCCCGCGTGGTGCAGACCGTGAAGCTGGTGCGGCTCGAGGAGTTCCTCCATCTCCAGCCCGATCTCGACACCGCCCTTGCCAGCCTCGCCGCCTGA
- the gatA gene encoding Asp-tRNA(Asn)/Glu-tRNA(Gln) amidotransferase subunit GatA yields the protein MGIAEWRGKLQRGEVSARELTDQHLARIEAVDGTVHAFLEVTAERARADADRIDAARAAGETLPPLAGIPLAIKDNLCTQGIPTTCSSRMLETFVPPYESTVTERLWQAGAVLLGKTNLDEFAMGSSTETSAFGPSRNPWDPGRVPGGSSGGSSAAVAAGECVASLGSDTGGSIRQPASFCGVVGLKPTYGRVSRWGLVAFASSLDQVGPFTTSVADAAELLQVIAGADPRDSTCLTAPVPDYRAALEQPVAGLRVGIVRECLEAEGLDPAVKASVLAAADQLQALGCELVEVSCPRFNDGIATYYVIAPSEASANLARYDGVKYGYRAEGAASLAEMTARSRAEGFGDEVQRRILIGTYALSAGYVDAYYRKAQQVRTLIRRDFDRAFETVDVLLTPTSPTTAFRFGAHTDDPLAMYLADLLTIPANMAGLPAISVPCGFDRQGLPIGLQLITGVLQEERLLQVAHHYEQAAQVMAARPAAALVP from the coding sequence ATGGGCATCGCCGAATGGCGCGGAAAGCTGCAGCGCGGTGAGGTGTCGGCCCGCGAGCTCACCGATCAGCACCTCGCGCGCATCGAGGCCGTGGACGGCACTGTGCATGCCTTTCTGGAGGTGACTGCCGAGCGGGCCCGAGCCGATGCCGATCGCATCGATGCCGCCCGCGCTGCGGGCGAGACGCTGCCGCCCCTGGCGGGCATTCCCCTGGCGATCAAGGACAACCTCTGCACCCAGGGCATCCCCACCACCTGCTCCAGCCGCATGCTGGAGACCTTCGTGCCGCCCTACGAGAGCACGGTCACCGAGCGCCTGTGGCAGGCCGGCGCCGTGTTGCTGGGCAAGACCAATCTCGATGAGTTCGCCATGGGCAGCTCCACCGAGACCTCGGCCTTCGGCCCCAGCCGCAACCCCTGGGATCCCGGGCGGGTGCCCGGCGGCAGCTCCGGTGGCAGCTCGGCGGCCGTGGCGGCCGGCGAGTGCGTCGCCTCCCTGGGCTCCGACACCGGTGGTTCGATCCGCCAGCCCGCCAGCTTCTGTGGTGTGGTGGGGCTCAAACCCACCTACGGCCGGGTGAGTCGCTGGGGCCTGGTGGCCTTCGCCAGCTCCCTCGACCAGGTGGGCCCCTTCACCACCTCGGTGGCCGATGCGGCCGAGCTGCTGCAGGTGATCGCCGGCGCCGACCCCCGCGATTCCACCTGTCTCACCGCGCCGGTGCCCGACTACCGCGCCGCCCTGGAGCAGCCGGTGGCCGGCCTGCGGGTGGGCATCGTGCGCGAATGTCTGGAGGCCGAGGGGCTCGATCCTGCCGTGAAGGCCTCGGTGCTGGCCGCCGCAGACCAGCTGCAGGCCCTCGGCTGCGAGCTGGTGGAGGTGAGCTGCCCCCGCTTCAACGACGGCATCGCCACCTACTACGTGATCGCGCCCTCGGAGGCCTCCGCCAACCTGGCCCGCTACGACGGCGTGAAATACGGCTACCGGGCCGAGGGGGCCGCCAGCCTGGCGGAGATGACGGCCCGCAGCCGGGCCGAGGGCTTCGGCGACGAGGTGCAGCGCCGCATCCTGATCGGCACCTATGCCCTCTCGGCCGGCTACGTGGACGCCTACTACAGGAAGGCCCAGCAGGTGCGCACCCTGATCCGCCGCGACTTCGACCGGGCCTTCGAGACGGTGGACGTGCTGCTCACCCCCACCTCGCCCACCACCGCCTTCCGCTTCGGTGCCCACACCGACGACCCCCTGGCCATGTACCTGGCCGACCTGCTCACCATTCCCGCCAACATGGCGGGTCTGCCGGCGATCTCCGTGCCCTGCGGCTTCGACCGGCAGGGCCTGCCGATCGGCCTGCAGCTGATCACCGGGGTGCTGCAGGAGGAGCGGCTGCTGCAGGTGGCCCACCACTACGAGCAGGCCGCCCAGGTGATGGCCGCCAGGCCCGCGGCGGCCCTGGTTCCCTGA
- a CDS encoding phosphatase PAP2 family protein — MPTIILVVVLVVVLVVVWAAGVTRMDWVLLHLIEWPSKQPRTDLLLLLRIWGSLWTWALISLVVRLQPKSIADLIDDPATRQWKTMLFTPAIAGAIAEGLKLLIRRERPSELEIYIFKAWSDQTWSTQDLGLPSSHAAVAFAGSVAISLLYPKLKVPAMVMAFGCAYTRVASGSHFPSDVVAGAAVGLITGLVVVRRPGGLVWQPAKPSGRQQG; from the coding sequence GTGCCAACGATCATCTTGGTGGTGGTGTTGGTGGTGGTGTTGGTGGTGGTGTGGGCAGCTGGCGTAACAAGAATGGATTGGGTGCTTCTTCACCTGATCGAATGGCCTTCCAAACAACCTCGCACAGATTTGCTGCTCTTGCTGCGCATTTGGGGCAGCCTTTGGACCTGGGCTCTGATTTCACTCGTGGTAAGACTGCAGCCAAAATCAATCGCTGACTTGATCGATGATCCAGCAACACGACAGTGGAAAACAATGCTGTTCACTCCAGCCATCGCAGGGGCGATCGCCGAGGGTTTGAAGTTGTTGATTCGAAGGGAGCGACCCTCCGAACTTGAGATCTACATCTTCAAGGCCTGGAGTGATCAAACCTGGAGCACGCAAGACCTCGGTCTGCCGAGTTCCCATGCAGCCGTAGCCTTCGCCGGCAGTGTGGCGATATCCCTGCTCTATCCGAAGCTCAAGGTGCCAGCCATGGTGATGGCCTTTGGCTGTGCCTACACCAGAGTGGCCAGTGGCTCCCATTTTCCCAGTGACGTCGTAGCGGGAGCAGCCGTTGGCCTGATCACCGGATTGGTTGTGGTTCGCCGTCCAGGCGGCCTGGTCTGGCAACCAGCCAAGCCATCAGGCCGCCAGCAGGGGTGA
- a CDS encoding DNA polymerase III subunit alpha, whose translation MAFVPLHNHSDYSLLDGASQLPAMVERAKELGMPALALTDHGVMYGAIELLKLCRQAGIKPIIGNEMYVINGSLDDPNPPKKERRYHLVVLAKNAVGYRNLVKLTSISHLRGMRGRGIFARACIDKTTLEKHSEGLIVATACLGGEIPQAILRGRPDAARDVARWYQRVFGDDFYLEIQDHGGVEDRIVNTGLAAIGAELGIELVATNDAHYLSVGDVEAHDALLCVLTGKLISDEKRLRYTGTEYIKSEAEMLQLFGDHLEREVIERAVANTARVAEKVEDYDILGRYQMPRFPIPEGHTPVSYLREVSEQGLRARLGLAEGAAFDATYGERLAFELQVMEQMGFPTYFLVVWDYIRFARDNGIPVGPGRGSAAGSLVAYALGITNIDPVTNGLLFERFLNPERKSMPDIDTDFCIERRGEVIDYVTRRYGEDKVAQIITFNRMTSKAVLKDVARVLDIPYGDADRLAKLIPVVRGKPAKLKEMIGEESPAPEFREKYQNDPQVKRWVDMAMRIEGTNKTFGVHAAGVVIAADPLDEVVPLQRNNDGQVITQYFMEDVESMGLLKMDFLGLKNLTMIDKTIDLVKESTGEMVDPDALPLDDPGTYGLLARGDLEGIFQLESSGMRQIVRDLKPSSLEDISSILALYRPGPLDAGLIPKFINRKHGREAIDFAHEKLQPILKETYGIMVYQEQIMKIAQDLAGYSLGEADLLRRAMGKKKKSEMEKHQSIFVNGATERGVDAKLAEGLFEQMVLFAEYCFNKSHSTAYGAVTYQTAYLKAHYPVAYMAALLTVNAGDSAKVQRYIANCNAMGIEVMPPDVNASGIDFTPMGDRILFGLSAVRNLGEGAIRQLIEVRQSDGPFASLADLCDRIPGQQLNRRALEALIHSGALDALEPKANRAQLMADLDLVLDWASSRAKDRASGQGNLLDLLGGLGGPEPGTAGAGAAGAGSLATAPKAAAVADYPPTEKLRLEKELVGFYLSDHPLKQLAPKVKLLSPLALGSLEEQADKSKVSAVVMVPELRQVTTRKGDRMAVLQLEDLTGSCEAVVFPKAYARLADHLMVDARLLVWGSVDRRDERVQLIVDDCRSIDDLQLLMVEIPAEQAADIGVQHRLRECLHRHRPPQDEVGSRVPVVALVRQGDQARFVRLGPQFCVADPAAALTTLRSAEFKARISSPLLAA comes from the coding sequence GTGGCCTTCGTTCCCCTCCACAACCACAGCGACTACAGCCTCCTGGATGGGGCCAGTCAGCTGCCGGCGATGGTGGAGCGGGCCAAGGAGCTGGGCATGCCGGCCCTGGCCCTCACGGACCACGGCGTCATGTATGGCGCCATCGAGCTGCTCAAGCTCTGCAGGCAGGCGGGCATCAAGCCGATCATCGGCAATGAGATGTACGTCATCAACGGCTCGCTGGATGACCCCAATCCCCCCAAGAAGGAGCGCCGCTACCACCTGGTGGTGCTGGCCAAGAACGCGGTGGGTTACCGCAACCTGGTGAAGCTCACCAGCATCAGCCACCTGCGCGGCATGCGCGGGCGCGGCATCTTCGCGCGCGCCTGCATCGACAAGACCACCCTCGAGAAACACAGCGAGGGGCTGATCGTGGCCACCGCCTGCCTGGGCGGCGAGATCCCCCAGGCGATCCTGCGCGGCCGGCCCGATGCGGCCCGCGACGTGGCCCGCTGGTATCAGCGGGTGTTCGGCGACGATTTCTACCTGGAGATCCAGGACCACGGCGGCGTCGAAGACCGGATCGTCAACACCGGCCTCGCCGCGATCGGGGCGGAGCTGGGCATCGAGCTGGTCGCCACCAACGATGCCCACTACCTGAGTGTGGGCGATGTGGAGGCCCATGACGCCCTGCTGTGTGTGCTCACCGGCAAGCTGATCAGCGATGAGAAGCGCCTGCGCTACACGGGCACCGAATACATCAAGAGCGAGGCTGAGATGCTGCAGCTCTTCGGCGATCACCTGGAGCGCGAGGTGATCGAGCGGGCCGTGGCCAACACCGCCAGGGTGGCCGAGAAGGTGGAGGACTACGACATCCTCGGCCGCTACCAGATGCCCCGCTTCCCGATTCCGGAGGGGCACACGCCGGTGAGCTACCTGCGCGAGGTGAGCGAGCAGGGTCTGCGGGCGCGGCTGGGGCTGGCCGAGGGAGCGGCCTTTGACGCCACCTACGGCGAGCGGCTCGCTTTCGAGCTGCAGGTGATGGAGCAGATGGGCTTCCCCACCTACTTCCTGGTGGTGTGGGACTACATCCGCTTTGCCCGCGACAACGGCATCCCGGTGGGGCCGGGCCGGGGCTCGGCGGCCGGCTCGCTGGTGGCCTATGCCCTGGGCATCACCAACATCGACCCGGTGACCAACGGCCTGCTGTTTGAGCGCTTCCTCAATCCGGAGCGCAAGTCGATGCCGGATATTGACACCGACTTCTGCATCGAGCGCCGCGGTGAGGTGATCGACTACGTCACCCGCCGCTACGGCGAGGACAAGGTGGCCCAGATCATCACCTTCAACCGCATGACCTCAAAGGCGGTGCTCAAGGATGTGGCCCGCGTGCTCGATATTCCCTATGGCGACGCCGACCGGCTCGCCAAGTTGATCCCGGTGGTGCGCGGCAAGCCCGCCAAGCTCAAGGAGATGATCGGCGAGGAGTCGCCGGCCCCCGAATTCCGCGAGAAATACCAGAACGACCCCCAGGTGAAGCGCTGGGTGGACATGGCCATGCGGATTGAGGGCACCAACAAGACCTTTGGTGTGCATGCTGCTGGTGTGGTGATCGCCGCTGATCCCCTGGATGAAGTGGTGCCGCTGCAGCGCAACAACGACGGCCAGGTGATCACCCAGTACTTCATGGAAGACGTGGAGTCGATGGGCCTGCTGAAGATGGACTTCCTGGGCCTGAAGAACCTCACCATGATCGATAAAACCATCGATCTGGTGAAGGAGAGCACCGGTGAGATGGTGGATCCCGACGCCCTGCCCCTGGATGATCCCGGCACCTACGGGCTGCTGGCCCGCGGCGATCTGGAGGGAATCTTCCAGCTCGAATCCAGCGGGATGCGCCAGATCGTGCGCGACCTCAAGCCCTCATCCCTGGAGGACATCTCTTCGATCCTGGCGCTCTATCGGCCCGGTCCTCTGGATGCCGGCCTGATTCCCAAGTTCATCAACCGCAAGCACGGCCGCGAGGCGATCGACTTCGCCCACGAGAAGCTGCAGCCGATCCTGAAGGAGACCTACGGGATCATGGTGTATCAGGAGCAGATCATGAAGATCGCCCAGGATCTGGCCGGCTACTCGCTCGGGGAAGCCGACCTGTTGCGCCGGGCGATGGGCAAGAAGAAGAAGAGCGAGATGGAGAAGCACCAGAGCATCTTTGTGAACGGCGCCACGGAGCGGGGTGTTGACGCGAAGCTCGCCGAGGGCCTGTTCGAGCAGATGGTGCTGTTTGCCGAATACTGCTTCAACAAGAGCCACTCCACCGCCTATGGCGCGGTGACCTATCAGACCGCCTACCTCAAGGCCCACTACCCGGTGGCTTACATGGCGGCGCTGCTCACCGTGAATGCCGGTGATTCGGCCAAGGTGCAGCGCTATATCGCCAATTGCAATGCCATGGGCATCGAGGTGATGCCGCCGGATGTGAATGCCTCCGGCATCGACTTCACCCCCATGGGCGATCGCATCCTGTTTGGCCTCTCGGCGGTGCGCAACCTGGGTGAGGGGGCCATTCGCCAGCTGATTGAAGTGCGCCAGAGCGATGGGCCCTTTGCCTCGTTGGCTGATCTGTGCGATCGCATCCCCGGCCAGCAGCTCAACCGCCGCGCCCTAGAGGCACTGATCCACTCCGGTGCCCTCGATGCCCTGGAGCCGAAGGCCAACAGGGCCCAGCTGATGGCCGACCTGGATCTGGTGCTCGACTGGGCCAGCTCCCGCGCCAAGGACCGGGCCAGCGGCCAGGGCAACCTGCTCGATCTGCTGGGCGGCCTCGGTGGCCCGGAGCCTGGCACTGCCGGGGCGGGGGCGGCGGGGGCTGGTTCCCTGGCCACGGCACCCAAGGCAGCTGCCGTGGCCGACTATCCCCCCACCGAGAAGCTGCGGCTGGAGAAGGAGCTGGTGGGCTTCTACCTCTCCGACCATCCGCTCAAGCAGCTGGCGCCGAAGGTGAAGCTGCTCTCCCCCCTGGCGCTGGGATCCCTCGAGGAGCAGGCCGACAAGTCCAAGGTGAGCGCGGTGGTGATGGTGCCGGAGTTGCGCCAGGTGACCACCCGCAAGGGCGATCGCATGGCGGTGCTGCAGCTGGAAGATCTCACCGGCAGTTGCGAGGCGGTGGTGTTTCCCAAGGCCTATGCCCGCCTGGCCGACCACCTGATGGTGGACGCCCGCCTGCTGGTGTGGGGCTCGGTGGACCGCCGCGATGAGCGGGTGCAGCTGATCGTGGACGACTGCCGCTCGATCGACGACCTCCAGTTGCTGATGGTGGAGATCCCCGCCGAGCAGGCCGCCGATATTGGCGTGCAGCACCGCTTGCGCGAGTGTCTGCACCGCCACCGCCCCCCCCAGGACGAGGTGGGCTCGCGGGTACCGGTGGTGGCCCTGGTGCGCCAGGGGGATCAGGCCCGCTTTGTGCGCCTTGGCCCCCAGTTCTGCGTGGCCGACCCCGCCGCGGCACTCACCACCCTCCGGTCGGCCGAGTTCAAGGCCCGGATCAGCTCACCCCTGCTGGCGGCCTGA
- a CDS encoding ribonuclease III, translating to MAALAPALPSGDLGPLQLAWLGDAVWELHQRLRRCRTPARSHALHSQVVAAVRADAQARALERLDGLLSQTERELVRRGRNRAGRGPRHGDPAAYGLATGFEALLGWLFLHDPPRLVELLDHLEEIDP from the coding sequence CTGGCCGCCCTCGCCCCTGCCCTGCCCAGCGGCGACCTGGGCCCCCTGCAGCTGGCCTGGCTGGGGGATGCGGTCTGGGAACTGCACCAGCGGCTGCGCCGCTGCCGCACCCCCGCCCGCTCCCATGCCCTGCACAGCCAGGTGGTGGCCGCCGTGCGGGCTGACGCCCAGGCCCGGGCCCTGGAGCGCCTCGATGGCCTGCTCAGCCAAACGGAGCGCGAGCTGGTGCGGCGCGGCCGCAACCGGGCCGGCCGCGGGCCCCGCCATGGCGACCCAGCCGCCTACGGCCTGGCCACCGGCTTCGAGGCCCTGCTCGGCTGGCTGTTCCTGCACGATCCCCCCCGGCTGGTCGAACTGCTAGATCACTTGGAGGAGATCGATCCATAA